One Misgurnus anguillicaudatus chromosome 20, ASM2758022v2, whole genome shotgun sequence DNA segment encodes these proteins:
- the tmem64 gene encoding transmembrane protein 64 encodes MWNSGSVQGLLKALKHTAGKGQIQLSRWLHRTPDSLDCDKIDILICNVFDERANGGKSESDTESLSDTGVSFTPEFRHPCCITTCCCKSALLACILTAVCFSSVALVRQYLKDALLWVESLDSFVGAMLFIVGLISVSFPCGWGYIVLNVAAGYLYGFVLGMGLVMVGVLIGTFIAHVACKRLLTDWVLNKIGSSEQLSAVIRVVEGGSGLKIVALARLTPIPFGLQNAVFSITDVSLPNYLVASSVGLLPTQLLNSYLGTTLRTMEDVIAEQSISGYFVFSLQIFISIGLMFYVVHRAQVELNAAIAACQMELKTSYTNGNETNHSGPSYCSKRTAACGGINVV; translated from the exons ATGTGGAACTCAGGGTCAGTGCAGGGTCTACTGAAAGCCCTAAAGCACACGGCTGGTAAAGGGCAGATCCAGCTGAGCCGCTGGCTACATCGGACCCCGGACTCCCTGGACTGCGACAAGATTGACATCTTGATCTGCAATGTTTTTGATGAGCGAGCAAACGGCGGAAAGTCGGAGTCGGACACCGAGAGCCTTTCCGACACCGGCGTGTCCTTCACCCCCGAATTCAGACACCCGTGCTGTATTACCACCTGTTGCTGTAAAAGCGCCCTGCTGGCCTGCATCCTGACCGCGGTTTGCTTCTCATCGGTGGCACTGGTGCGCCAGTATCTAAAGGACGCTTTATTGTGGGTGGAGAGTTTGGACAGTTTTGTGGGAGCCATGCTCTTTATCGTGGGCTTGATCTCGGTGTCGTTTCCCTGCGGCTGGGGTTATATCGTATTAAACGTGGCCGCCGGGTATTTGTACGGGTTTGTGCTGGGAATGGGTCTGGTGATGGTCGGGGTTTTGATCGGGACTTTCATTGCTCATGTGGCGTGTAAGAGATTACTGACGGATTGGGTTTTGAATAAGATCGGCAGCAGTGAACAGCTGAGTGCTGTCATTCGGGTCGTGGAGGGGGGAAGTGGACTCAAAATTGTGGCCTTAGCGAGACTCACGCCGATTCCTTTCGGTCTACAGAATGCAGTCTTTTCG ATCACAGATGTGTCCTTGCCAAATTATTTAGTGGCCTCTTCAGTGGGACTTCTCCCAACACAACTGCTTAACTCGTATCTGGGCACCACCCTGCGTACAATGGAGGATGTGATCGCGGAGCAGAGCATCAGTGGATATTTTGTATTCAGTCTACAG ATCTTCATCAGTATCGGCCTGATGTTTTACGTCGTACATCGAGCGCAGGTTGAACTGAACGCCGCCATCGCCGCCTGCCAGATGGAGCTAAAGACGTCGTATACAAACGGCAACGAGACCAATCACAGCGGTCCGAGCTACTGCAGCAAAAGAACCGCGGCATGTGGGGGAATCAATGTAGTCTGA